In Desulfurella sp., one DNA window encodes the following:
- a CDS encoding ferredoxin, giving the protein MKAVIDEQTCIGCGVCADVCPQVFEMNEDGSKARVIADNCDAGCCEEAKDSCPTQSISLEG; this is encoded by the coding sequence ATGAAAGCTGTAATTGATGAACAAACATGCATAGGCTGTGGCGTTTGTGCAGATGTGTGCCCACAAGTGTTTGAGATGAATGAAGATGGCTCAAAAGCGCGTGTAATAGCTGACAATTGCGATGCTGGATGTTGCGAAGAAGCCAAAGATTCATGTCCTACACAATCTATATCATTGGAGGGCTAA